The following proteins come from a genomic window of Brevibacillus antibioticus:
- a CDS encoding TerD family protein: MKNQIYLRRKNKIIVQQGQHELPTSYLAAALRNIESLGYTFSLELLERIRTLSEGEFFALYSDVVTVLKEKTGSSCQYKPMYPNFPKQVMEASEGELFVNAIIHYLTLDLPVHEVKKRLPLLRESRLKLIHLGTDEELLQVGMNLLRANSSLSATDREDLEGLIQAYEGVAEALPAEIPQKENVAIAASLLLKYDKLPATFFANYFKTATDVLRLAVALSDGDVSLAKPAKFRKFKRGERRLLLGLLEASSNIVEDMNRYKNRWIRLGEILHPFEYKDRYPKAAEAFDILRNNHKVETFNSQVEQALVRADVNTAIKLLEQRPGEFARRLDHLLRLTEQGSPVLTAFEKIADGVSTPVLLQVMNHFDKRDSYGEWRTFFPKGQVAKVQAIENRVPGLQEDIRKKAGDICRKSLLNRFAQLPSLGNVYIDPRLQEHLVPFSMRSASKALRTITRGSRLSIPDGGTIRFFLWWREGIVNDVPTGRVDIDLSAVLYNKDWKYMEHISYTNLRSDKYQAYHSGDIVEAPEGACEFIDIDIESVIRYGGRYVVMNLYSFTSQPFCDLPECYAGWMIRSAPQTGEIFEPQTVQDKIDLAANTQICIPVILDLMERKVIWTDIALNSDPRFANNVESNAGGVELMGRALTSLVKTTLHELFMLHAQARGTLINQAEEADTVFSLEEGITPFDTEIIMANFMQ; the protein is encoded by the coding sequence ATGAAAAATCAAATCTACCTTCGCCGGAAAAATAAAATTATCGTACAGCAGGGGCAGCATGAACTGCCTACCTCTTATTTAGCTGCGGCTTTGCGCAATATAGAGAGCTTGGGCTATACCTTTTCACTGGAATTGCTTGAAAGAATTCGGACGCTGTCGGAAGGCGAGTTTTTTGCGCTCTATTCGGATGTGGTAACTGTACTCAAGGAAAAGACCGGGTCATCCTGCCAGTACAAGCCGATGTATCCGAATTTTCCTAAGCAAGTCATGGAGGCTAGCGAGGGTGAGCTGTTTGTAAATGCGATCATTCATTACTTGACGTTGGACCTTCCTGTGCACGAAGTGAAAAAACGTTTGCCTTTGCTAAGAGAATCTCGCCTGAAGCTGATTCATTTGGGCACAGATGAAGAGCTGCTACAGGTAGGAATGAACTTGCTGCGCGCCAATAGCTCGTTGTCCGCTACTGACAGGGAAGACTTGGAGGGCTTGATTCAGGCCTATGAAGGAGTCGCAGAAGCTCTGCCAGCAGAGATTCCTCAAAAGGAAAACGTGGCGATCGCTGCTAGCCTGTTACTCAAGTATGACAAGCTTCCTGCAACCTTTTTTGCTAATTACTTCAAGACTGCGACAGATGTATTGCGTCTGGCGGTGGCGTTGTCTGACGGGGATGTGAGCTTGGCAAAACCTGCAAAATTTCGCAAGTTCAAACGCGGGGAAAGAAGGCTGCTCCTTGGCTTGCTGGAAGCTAGCTCGAATATCGTAGAAGACATGAATCGTTACAAAAACAGATGGATTCGTCTCGGGGAAATTTTGCACCCATTTGAATATAAGGATCGCTATCCGAAAGCGGCCGAAGCATTCGATATTTTGCGCAACAATCACAAGGTCGAGACGTTCAATAGTCAAGTGGAGCAGGCGCTGGTCCGTGCGGATGTGAATACGGCGATCAAGCTGCTCGAACAGCGTCCAGGGGAATTTGCTCGTCGTCTGGATCATTTGTTGCGTTTGACGGAGCAGGGGAGTCCAGTCCTTACTGCCTTCGAGAAAATTGCGGATGGTGTATCGACTCCAGTTCTTTTGCAAGTCATGAATCACTTCGACAAACGGGACAGCTACGGGGAATGGCGGACCTTTTTTCCGAAAGGGCAAGTGGCGAAAGTACAGGCAATCGAAAACCGAGTGCCAGGCTTGCAAGAGGACATCAGAAAGAAAGCAGGAGATATTTGCCGGAAATCATTGTTGAACCGTTTTGCCCAATTGCCGTCGCTGGGTAACGTCTATATCGATCCGCGGCTACAGGAGCATCTCGTTCCGTTTTCGATGCGATCCGCCAGCAAGGCATTGCGCACGATTACACGCGGCTCCCGTCTATCGATCCCGGATGGAGGAACGATTCGCTTTTTCCTGTGGTGGAGGGAAGGGATCGTCAACGATGTCCCTACAGGCAGAGTCGATATCGATTTGTCTGCCGTACTCTATAACAAAGACTGGAAGTACATGGAGCATATTTCTTATACCAATCTACGTTCCGACAAGTACCAAGCGTACCATAGCGGGGATATTGTGGAGGCTCCCGAAGGCGCGTGCGAATTCATCGACATCGACATTGAATCTGTCATCCGCTATGGCGGTCGATATGTCGTTATGAACCTGTATTCGTTTACGAGTCAGCCTTTTTGCGATTTGCCTGAATGCTACGCAGGCTGGATGATTCGGTCGGCGCCACAAACAGGAGAAATTTTCGAGCCGCAGACGGTACAGGACAAGATTGATCTCGCCGCAAACACGCAGATTTGTATCCCGGTCATTCTGGATCTCATGGAGAGAAAAGTGATTTGGACGGATATCGCCCTGAATTCCGATCCGCGGTTTGCCAACAATGTGGAGTCCAATGCCGGAGGGGTGGAGCTGATGGGAAGAGCGCTCACCTCGTTGGTGAAGACTACCCTGCATGAGTTGTTCATGCTTCATGCACAGGCGAGAGGGACGCTGATTAATCAAGCTGAAGAGGCAGATACGGTATTTTCCTTGGAGGAAGGGATTACGCCGTTTGATACGGAGATCATCATGGCGAATTTTATGCAGTAA
- a CDS encoding FMN-binding glutamate synthase family protein, whose amino-acid sequence MVPTLLCVIIIILLLPPIVFFGYMYALSKQPKHSIIRSHPFLGWMRYLLEKLGPEFRQYWFESDTEGKPFSRSDFVGMVYAAKYRTDLISFGGKRDYEKPGFYLSNAMFPRLTSELRVDNEKVVPGKKYEITHEGLFTRREKFIEEQEVKPWMLHDEDVIVVGENRRQPWRLKGMFGASATSFGAVGENYIMSAGYGARMAGGSWINTGEGGVAEVHLSTGVDIISQIGPGMFGFRDDKGKFSLEEYKKKASIPNIKAFELKFHQGAKIRGGHLEGSKVTEKVAAARLVPVGQTVNSPNRFEFLTNPDEALRFIGSLQEAGGKPVGVKIVVGDPKRLEHFFEKMLELSIYPDFITVDGSEGGSGAMFKAMADGMGLPLYAALIILDDTMRKFGVRDRIRIFASGKLVTPDKVAIAMALGADCVNSARGFMIATGCIMAMQCHTGKCPTGVTTTDSKYQEALVPAEKQWRVMNYILQLREGLFSLAAACGLESPTELRREHVVFTNESGETIRVVDLFPYPVASR is encoded by the coding sequence GTGGTACCTACTCTGTTATGCGTCATTATCATCATCCTTCTTCTGCCACCGATTGTATTTTTCGGTTATATGTACGCCCTGTCTAAACAACCGAAGCACTCCATTATTCGTTCCCATCCTTTTTTGGGGTGGATGCGTTATTTGCTGGAAAAGCTCGGGCCTGAGTTTCGCCAGTATTGGTTTGAATCGGATACAGAAGGGAAACCGTTCTCACGTTCTGACTTTGTCGGTATGGTTTATGCGGCCAAATACAGGACCGACCTGATTTCGTTTGGTGGAAAACGCGATTACGAGAAGCCTGGTTTCTATTTATCCAATGCGATGTTCCCGAGGCTAACAAGTGAGCTGAGGGTAGATAACGAGAAAGTCGTCCCTGGCAAAAAGTATGAGATTACCCATGAGGGACTTTTTACAAGAAGAGAAAAGTTTATCGAGGAACAAGAGGTTAAGCCGTGGATGTTACATGACGAGGATGTCATTGTTGTGGGCGAAAACAGAAGGCAGCCCTGGCGGCTAAAAGGGATGTTCGGTGCTTCAGCTACCTCCTTTGGAGCAGTGGGAGAAAACTATATCATGTCCGCTGGGTATGGGGCACGTATGGCAGGCGGCTCTTGGATCAATACAGGAGAGGGTGGCGTTGCAGAAGTTCACCTCTCAACAGGCGTAGATATTATTTCGCAAATCGGGCCAGGGATGTTTGGCTTCCGTGATGACAAGGGCAAGTTTTCGCTCGAAGAATACAAGAAAAAGGCAAGCATCCCGAACATCAAGGCGTTCGAACTGAAATTTCATCAAGGGGCCAAAATACGAGGGGGGCACCTCGAGGGCTCCAAGGTCACGGAAAAAGTCGCGGCAGCAAGGCTGGTACCTGTGGGACAAACAGTCAACTCACCGAACCGCTTCGAGTTCCTCACCAATCCGGATGAAGCCTTGCGTTTCATCGGTAGTTTGCAGGAGGCGGGAGGCAAGCCGGTGGGAGTAAAAATTGTCGTCGGTGATCCAAAGCGGTTGGAGCATTTTTTTGAGAAAATGCTGGAGCTGTCCATTTACCCGGATTTCATTACGGTTGACGGTTCTGAGGGCGGTTCAGGCGCAATGTTCAAGGCAATGGCAGATGGCATGGGCTTGCCGCTTTACGCCGCGCTCATCATTCTCGATGATACGATGAGGAAATTCGGCGTACGGGACCGCATCAGGATTTTTGCTTCCGGCAAGCTCGTTACCCCTGACAAAGTAGCAATCGCCATGGCATTGGGAGCGGATTGCGTCAACTCCGCGCGCGGCTTCATGATTGCAACTGGCTGCATCATGGCGATGCAATGCCACACGGGTAAATGTCCCACAGGGGTCACTACGACGGATTCCAAATACCAGGAGGCGCTGGTTCCGGCAGAAAAGCAGTGGCGTGTGATGAACTATATTTTGCAGTTGAGGGAAGGCTTATTCTCGCTGGCGGCAGCATGTGGCTTGGAGAGTCCGACCGAGCTTCGGAGAGAGCATGTCGTTTTTACCAACGAAAGCGGGGAGACCATACGTGTGGTTGACTTGTTTCCGTACCCGGTCGCGTCTAGATAA
- a CDS encoding LeuA family protein — MKSFQILDATLREGEQQAGVRFTCEDKIRILHLLESYHIDLIEVGHPGISALDEEICRKVAQSARRAQILMHARATVEEVHAVKRAKADWVGIWASINDVSIQTKFSHHQESYVKEKVQQAVIEAKKLGLQVRFTIEDASRTEWEKISSLGHVALQAGADRVSLADTVGIWEPDTCKKIVTRAIEEFGCEIEVHLHNDFGLAQANALAAIDAGASVIDTTILGIGERAGITDLIQLTVALQKLRNDQRYSLDKIPELVQAIRLTTGYRPDELRPITGQNAFTHTSAYHVQAVKKNSKAYEPFPPETIGRTRLLEEKRPPIGTPKLPVSLQVGKPFPKGASELQYHRDGPGIRWVMMDSRVDERASFYVIQRIFELGDLSGIPEKHVDRHAHHCDSAFLFWGDAPDGTGLMCHVQLGEEEKTVESPAAIFIPAGVEHSYHYVSGRGTYTNIVLSPEYNKSLLVSAASSEIPVT; from the coding sequence ATGAAGTCGTTTCAAATTTTGGATGCAACGCTGCGAGAAGGAGAGCAGCAAGCAGGCGTTCGCTTCACATGCGAAGACAAGATTCGCATACTGCATCTCCTGGAAAGCTATCATATAGACCTCATAGAAGTGGGCCATCCTGGAATTTCTGCCCTGGATGAAGAAATCTGCCGAAAAGTGGCTCAATCGGCAAGACGAGCGCAAATATTAATGCATGCGAGAGCTACTGTTGAAGAAGTCCATGCAGTAAAGCGCGCGAAAGCAGACTGGGTGGGGATATGGGCTTCCATTAATGATGTGTCTATCCAAACCAAATTCAGTCACCACCAGGAAAGCTATGTAAAAGAGAAAGTCCAACAAGCTGTTATCGAAGCAAAAAAGCTTGGCTTACAGGTTCGATTCACGATTGAAGACGCTTCACGGACAGAGTGGGAAAAGATATCCAGCTTAGGTCATGTTGCTTTGCAGGCAGGCGCAGATCGCGTTAGTTTGGCAGATACTGTCGGGATATGGGAGCCTGATACATGCAAAAAAATCGTAACTCGTGCCATTGAGGAATTTGGTTGCGAAATTGAAGTTCATCTTCATAATGATTTCGGTCTTGCTCAAGCGAATGCGCTGGCGGCTATTGATGCAGGCGCTTCTGTCATTGATACGACAATTTTAGGGATCGGTGAAAGAGCTGGCATTACTGACTTGATCCAGCTTACGGTTGCATTGCAAAAGCTGCGAAATGATCAGCGTTATTCTTTGGATAAAATTCCCGAGCTTGTACAAGCGATACGTCTGACGACAGGGTATAGACCGGACGAACTGCGCCCTATTACTGGGCAAAATGCCTTTACACATACATCGGCTTACCATGTCCAAGCCGTAAAGAAAAATTCCAAAGCGTATGAGCCATTTCCTCCCGAAACAATTGGAAGAACACGGCTTCTCGAAGAAAAGCGTCCTCCAATAGGAACCCCAAAGCTGCCTGTTTCCTTACAGGTAGGAAAGCCGTTTCCCAAAGGTGCTTCAGAGCTACAGTATCATCGTGACGGTCCAGGGATACGTTGGGTTATGATGGATTCGCGTGTGGATGAGCGAGCCTCATTTTATGTGATCCAAAGGATATTTGAATTAGGCGATTTGTCCGGTATTCCTGAAAAGCATGTAGACAGACATGCGCATCATTGTGACAGTGCCTTCCTCTTTTGGGGAGATGCACCTGATGGTACTGGTCTGATGTGTCATGTTCAACTCGGTGAAGAAGAGAAGACTGTTGAGAGTCCAGCGGCTATTTTTATCCCGGCAGGCGTCGAGCATTCCTATCACTATGTGTCAGGTCGCGGAACTTATACAAATATTGTATTGTCGCCTGAATACAACAAAAGCCTTTTGGTATCAGCAGCATCTTCTGAAATACCAGTGACCTAA
- a CDS encoding HesA/MoeB/ThiF family protein — translation MEADSFYWEMVKKNIGVYTTEEQKRLKDGKVIIFGLGGVGGMEAILCARMGIGHVTGVDPDEFEVSNINRQMLATVHSLGKPKAATAEDVLPSINPYISVRCVQANVDEDNVLELMKGHDLVIEAVDDIPSRVIIHRTARELGIPSVGMSGSPPTRGFVSSFFPDGISYETALNIPGAGEKLTNEALRQEIADIKKARAWHSVKEGAPKEWAEDFCEGKAGWIITPVRAHLIALFSFHEAVQILTGREPLARAPKGVLINLDTDTPVKVTTPPEGTWNYATL, via the coding sequence GTGGAAGCGGATTCGTTTTATTGGGAAATGGTCAAGAAAAATATTGGCGTGTATACCACTGAGGAACAAAAACGCTTAAAGGACGGAAAGGTCATCATATTTGGACTTGGCGGGGTTGGGGGGATGGAAGCGATTCTTTGCGCCCGCATGGGGATCGGGCATGTCACTGGAGTAGATCCTGATGAATTCGAGGTTTCTAACATCAATCGTCAGATGCTGGCTACGGTACATTCATTGGGTAAACCAAAAGCGGCGACGGCTGAAGACGTTCTTCCATCCATTAACCCATACATATCTGTTCGATGCGTCCAAGCAAATGTTGATGAAGACAATGTGCTTGAACTGATGAAGGGGCATGATCTGGTGATTGAAGCTGTGGACGATATCCCCTCCCGCGTCATCATCCACCGGACCGCGCGTGAGCTGGGCATACCAAGCGTGGGTATGTCAGGAAGCCCCCCAACCCGCGGATTTGTCTCTTCCTTTTTTCCAGATGGCATCTCGTACGAAACAGCATTGAACATTCCAGGAGCAGGGGAGAAGCTGACCAATGAAGCGTTACGCCAAGAGATTGCCGACATAAAAAAAGCCAGGGCTTGGCACTCTGTCAAAGAAGGAGCTCCAAAGGAATGGGCTGAGGATTTTTGTGAGGGAAAGGCTGGCTGGATTATTACACCGGTTCGTGCCCATCTCATAGCGCTTTTCAGCTTTCATGAAGCCGTGCAAATCTTAACGGGCAGAGAACCGTTGGCACGTGCACCCAAAGGCGTTCTCATTAATCTAGATACGGACACACCGGTAAAAGTGACAACTCCCCCTGAGGGAACGTGGAACTATGCAACATTATAA
- a CDS encoding nitrous oxide reductase accessory protein NosL, whose translation MNKMKKWGTTIGAIIGISLLMVGCGNEEPKPVDIAEGVDKCDLCKMHVPNDHNATEIVLKDGKALKFDDLGCLNNWTKENGTDNVAVQFVRDYYTAEWTKAEKATYAYDKDFKTPMTYGIYSFKEKSAADSFVQEQKKGIVMSADELKNHSWENGMSKHMNKEGHSSEGHSSEGQHNGGHESKPADHGSNSTTPTTHN comes from the coding sequence ATGAACAAAATGAAAAAATGGGGTACAACAATCGGGGCAATTATCGGCATTAGCCTGCTTATGGTCGGCTGCGGAAACGAAGAGCCTAAACCTGTAGATATCGCGGAAGGCGTAGACAAATGCGACCTTTGCAAAATGCATGTCCCTAACGATCACAATGCTACTGAAATCGTCTTAAAAGATGGAAAAGCACTGAAGTTCGACGATCTCGGCTGCTTGAACAACTGGACGAAAGAGAATGGAACCGATAACGTGGCTGTACAATTTGTCCGCGATTACTACACAGCAGAATGGACAAAGGCAGAGAAAGCTACCTACGCTTACGACAAAGACTTCAAAACGCCAATGACATATGGCATCTATTCTTTTAAAGAGAAGTCTGCTGCAGACAGCTTCGTTCAAGAACAAAAGAAAGGCATTGTCATGAGTGCGGATGAGTTAAAAAATCATAGCTGGGAAAATGGCATGAGTAAGCACATGAACAAAGAAGGTCATTCTTCCGAGGGTCATTCCTCCGAAGGTCAACATAATGGCGGTCACGAAAGCAAGCCGGCCGATCACGGAAGCAACAGTACTACCCCAACTACACATAACTAA
- a CDS encoding alpha/beta hydrolase has protein sequence MNLNHQMKNHFLMLVLSLGLLVQGCSTPTSPNQNSTTQAQSVVESTSEVVTEELKVPSIDQDVSLYVRHMSAKNKEKYTNNEVVLFLEPFSVPTAQAFDVPGYSWMEEYAKKGYDTWAMDFRGFGHSTRPVEMDQPPVKNAPVVRATEAVKDLEAVVQHIKQTRQVEKVSIVGWSWGGVVAGMYATEHSDEIEKLVLYGVMHGFSLPLMATPFESKGKPGEINPNLPAYQVVQFDKAMHHWHMMLDKRDLVSDEAMNAVSKVFVNSDPNSSKQPEQSIRRPMGPLVDLYYIWTDKPIFDATKITTPVLIIRGDLDFFADKSLFHKLTNASAKQEVVIKDATHWVLYEKNRDQLLRETDEFLKK, from the coding sequence ATGAATCTCAATCATCAAATGAAAAATCATTTTCTTATGCTAGTCCTATCTTTAGGGCTGCTTGTTCAAGGGTGTTCAACTCCTACTTCCCCTAATCAAAATAGTACAACACAAGCTCAATCAGTAGTGGAATCCACCAGTGAGGTCGTAACGGAAGAGCTGAAAGTGCCAAGTATTGACCAGGACGTCTCCTTATATGTGAGGCATATGAGTGCCAAAAACAAGGAAAAGTACACCAACAATGAGGTTGTATTGTTTCTTGAACCATTTAGCGTACCTACTGCCCAAGCATTTGATGTTCCGGGATACTCCTGGATGGAGGAATACGCAAAGAAAGGTTACGACACATGGGCGATGGACTTCCGAGGGTTTGGGCATTCTACCCGACCAGTTGAAATGGATCAACCGCCTGTAAAGAATGCTCCTGTCGTCCGTGCCACTGAGGCGGTAAAAGATTTGGAGGCTGTGGTACAGCACATCAAGCAAACGCGGCAAGTCGAAAAAGTCAGTATTGTAGGATGGTCATGGGGTGGAGTTGTTGCAGGAATGTACGCGACGGAACATTCCGATGAAATTGAAAAACTCGTACTTTATGGTGTTATGCATGGTTTTTCCTTACCTTTGATGGCAACTCCATTTGAATCAAAAGGGAAGCCAGGTGAAATTAATCCCAATTTACCAGCGTACCAGGTTGTCCAGTTTGACAAGGCCATGCACCATTGGCACATGATGCTAGATAAGCGTGATCTGGTTTCTGATGAGGCAATGAATGCTGTATCCAAGGTCTTTGTAAACTCTGATCCTAACAGCAGCAAGCAGCCTGAACAATCGATCCGCCGTCCAATGGGACCCTTGGTAGATCTGTATTACATCTGGACGGACAAACCCATTTTTGATGCAACGAAAATTACGACGCCAGTGTTGATCATTCGAGGAGATCTGGACTTTTTTGCCGATAAGTCCCTCTTCCATAAACTGACCAATGCATCTGCAAAACAAGAAGTGGTTATCAAAGATGCCACACATTGGGTGTTGTATGAAAAAAATCGTGATCAACTCTTGCGTGAAACAGACGAATTCCTGAAAAAGTAA
- a CDS encoding DUF441 domain-containing protein translates to MLPTTIILLVIALLSFVAKDMVLVYASLLLLGLSLLKAVPVMDAIQKPMFHMGLFCLMVFLLIPIAKGKYDFISLGKEMVSWKAMIAILAGFIISYVGGKGLSILPDQPVVFIGVTLGTLLAVLLTNGLPAGLIIAAGCIALLSRIFNF, encoded by the coding sequence ATGTTGCCTACCACCATTATCTTACTGGTAATCGCTCTTTTGTCATTCGTGGCAAAGGATATGGTTCTCGTCTACGCTTCCCTCTTGCTGCTCGGATTATCTTTGCTAAAAGCAGTGCCTGTCATGGATGCAATCCAAAAACCAATGTTCCATATGGGTCTGTTTTGTCTAATGGTATTCTTGTTGATTCCGATTGCCAAAGGAAAATATGATTTCATCTCCCTTGGCAAGGAAATGGTCAGTTGGAAAGCAATGATAGCCATTTTAGCAGGTTTTATCATCTCTTATGTCGGGGGAAAAGGCTTAAGTATTTTGCCAGATCAACCGGTTGTTTTCATAGGCGTAACACTTGGAACACTTTTGGCAGTACTACTGACTAATGGGCTGCCCGCAGGCTTAATCATTGCAGCTGGATGCATTGCGTTGCTGTCGAGAATCTTCAATTTCTAG
- a CDS encoding HesA/MoeB/ThiF family protein yields the protein MPLIENSQLYNNSFTRNFGIITSEEQAKLRNARVTVVGAGGVGGITLIQLARMGVGKLHVIDQDSFEESNLNRQMLSFVSKINSPKAEVAKEILHDINPELEVKVTREFVTEENARDLLGDTDVIVDATDNLVARVIIHRTAADMGIPSIWIAVTPPFRGGVMCMTPDSMPYEVAMRHPSYQQPLTPEMRKKINQIKDERAKYSVSQGALPEWADAYVKGEAPWAVLAPVANIVGVLASFEAFKLIIQRPDLLPAVAPNLVKVNLASVQMVQVETPAEGSWDNTLL from the coding sequence ATGCCATTGATAGAAAATAGCCAATTATATAACAACAGTTTTACCCGCAATTTCGGAATCATTACGAGTGAGGAGCAAGCCAAACTGCGTAATGCTAGAGTAACGGTGGTAGGGGCAGGCGGCGTAGGAGGAATCACATTGATTCAACTCGCCCGGATGGGTGTAGGGAAGCTTCATGTCATCGATCAAGACTCGTTTGAGGAAAGTAATCTCAATCGCCAAATGCTCAGCTTTGTCAGCAAAATCAACTCTCCAAAGGCGGAAGTAGCGAAGGAAATACTTCACGATATCAATCCAGAGCTGGAAGTAAAGGTAACAAGGGAGTTTGTTACCGAAGAAAATGCACGTGATCTGCTGGGTGATACAGATGTGATTGTAGATGCTACGGATAATCTGGTTGCACGGGTAATCATCCATAGAACAGCAGCTGATATGGGTATTCCCTCCATCTGGATTGCAGTAACACCACCTTTCCGGGGAGGAGTCATGTGCATGACACCCGACTCCATGCCCTATGAGGTCGCCATGAGACACCCTTCCTATCAACAGCCTCTCACGCCAGAGATGCGTAAAAAAATTAATCAGATCAAAGACGAGCGTGCAAAGTATTCCGTCTCGCAAGGGGCTTTGCCTGAATGGGCAGATGCCTATGTAAAGGGAGAGGCTCCATGGGCAGTGCTTGCTCCGGTAGCGAATATCGTCGGCGTATTGGCTAGCTTTGAGGCATTCAAACTAATCATTCAGAGACCAGACCTATTGCCAGCCGTTGCTCCCAATCTAGTCAAAGTCAATTTAGCTTCCGTCCAAATGGTACAGGTGGAAACCCCGGCAGAGGGAAGCTGGGATAACACGCTACTATAA
- a CDS encoding right-handed parallel beta-helix repeat-containing protein, protein MQAMIDQARPNDTVTIPYGLYKGPIRITKPIQLVANDPVKIINPTEEEATLTIESDNVSVQGIHIVDKRINSDVAALVIRGDQNFLENVIVETKGIGIQLRQADYNTLHNVQVIGKIKGDGSPTTSSGHNHGAQPEVKPKQTEKARRGNGIDVRESDHNRFIKNQVTNVEDGFYVENSDRNHLEQNLVTSSRYGYHFMGTSDTTVINNIGMENVTGSQLMESRKLTVTGNQFLKSQKNPGSQGILLITVQDTLIANNTIEGNRVGLYLEQSSGITVKNNLLSLNFIGMQFLASSDNVLTDNQFVSNVIQAQAQDSQNNDLNKNYWDNLQGLDVNGDSRSDLPYEMNPFYLGLTDAVPAYQLFFQAPGFVFLEGLFTSGAGSAIKDASPLMQPSDTVLIEAGQTSSWGAGILGLILLIGSCSIIYIGVRKS, encoded by the coding sequence TTGCAGGCGATGATTGATCAAGCACGCCCTAACGATACCGTTACCATCCCGTATGGTTTGTACAAAGGTCCTATCCGCATTACCAAGCCGATTCAATTGGTAGCCAATGATCCAGTGAAGATCATCAATCCGACCGAGGAAGAGGCTACGCTCACGATTGAAAGCGACAATGTGAGCGTGCAAGGAATCCATATCGTGGACAAGCGAATCAACAGTGACGTAGCCGCTCTTGTCATCCGTGGCGATCAAAACTTTCTGGAGAATGTCATCGTTGAAACGAAAGGGATCGGTATTCAATTACGGCAAGCAGACTACAACACGCTGCATAACGTTCAAGTCATCGGAAAAATCAAAGGTGATGGCAGCCCAACGACCAGTTCTGGACATAATCACGGAGCACAGCCTGAAGTAAAGCCAAAGCAAACAGAAAAAGCGAGACGAGGAAACGGAATTGACGTGCGTGAATCGGATCATAACCGTTTCATTAAAAATCAGGTGACGAATGTCGAAGATGGCTTTTACGTCGAAAATAGCGATCGAAACCATCTAGAACAAAATCTGGTGACGAGCTCGCGGTACGGCTATCACTTCATGGGCACCTCTGATACGACGGTCATCAACAACATTGGAATGGAAAATGTGACAGGCTCCCAGCTTATGGAGTCGCGCAAACTGACGGTTACCGGCAATCAATTTTTGAAATCGCAAAAAAATCCTGGCTCGCAAGGAATTCTTCTCATAACCGTACAGGATACGCTGATTGCAAACAACACGATTGAAGGGAACCGCGTTGGACTGTATTTAGAGCAATCATCCGGAATTACAGTCAAAAACAATTTACTCAGTCTCAACTTTATCGGCATGCAGTTTTTGGCCTCATCTGACAACGTATTAACCGATAATCAATTCGTCTCCAACGTCATCCAAGCGCAAGCCCAGGATAGTCAGAACAATGACTTAAACAAAAACTACTGGGACAATCTGCAAGGACTCGATGTGAACGGGGATTCCCGCAGTGATTTGCCGTACGAGATGAATCCTTTTTACCTGGGTTTGACCGATGCGGTTCCTGCCTACCAGTTGTTTTTCCAAGCTCCGGGATTCGTGTTTCTGGAAGGCTTGTTTACAAGTGGGGCCGGCTCAGCAATCAAGGACGCATCTCCTTTAATGCAACCCTCGGACACCGTGCTCATTGAAGCCGGGCAAACGAGCAGTTGGGGTGCAGGCATTCTTGGACTTATCTTGTTAATAGGAAGCTGTTCGATCATTTATATAGGAGTGAGAAAATCATGA